The DNA sequence AATGACAACCATCATTCGCACAATTCGTGTGATTATCACAAGGTTTTCCACACTGATGACATTGCGAAACAATATCGTCTGTAATCCTTTCACCTAATCGATGATCAAACACAAAGTTCTTTCCAATAAATTTACTTTGAATATTTTCTTTTTTGATCTGACGGGTATATTCGATAATTCCGCCTTCCAATTGATAAACGTTTTTAAAACCTTGATGCTTAAAATAAGCACTGGCTTTTTCACATCGGATTCCACCTGTACAATACATGAGCAGGTTTTTATCTTCTTTGAAATCTTGTAACTGTTCGTTGATGATTGGTAAGCTTTCTCTAAAAGTTTCAACATCCGGCGTAATCGCACCTTCGAAATGCCCGACTTCACTTTCATAATGATTTCTAAAATCTACTACAATTGTATTGGGATCTTCCAGTAAATTATTAAATTCCTGTGCTTTTAAGTGGATTCCTTTATTGGTTACATCAAAAGTTTCATCATTTAAACCGTCGGCAACAATTTTATGTCGGACTTTTATGGTGAGTTTTAAGAAAGAATGATCGTCCTGATCTATTGCAACATTCAAGCGAATGCCTTTCATGAAATCATAAACTTCCAGTGTATCACGGAAAGCATCTATATTTTCAGCGGGAATACTCATTTGAGCATTGATTCCTTCGTGAGCAACGTAAATACGGCCAAGCGCATCGAGTGCGTTCCAGGCTATAAATAATTCGTCGCGAAATTGTTTGGGATCTGAGATTTTGGCATACGCATAGAAAGACAAAGTAAGACGTTGCTTACCGGCTTCATCAATAAGTTGAGCTCTTTCTTCTGCGCTTAAGGTGTTATACAGTTGCATGCTATAAACGGTTTAAGTGAGAATTTTAATTGTGCAAAGATAAACATTTATGATTTATTGGAAAGCCTGGAGTCAGCTCAATTGTTAATCAAAATATTTTAAGATTGATTTTATAATGATTTATATAAAAACAAATTAAAAATATATAATCATTTGTTTTATAATTTTCAATCTAAAATGAAAGAATAAAGAACAGTAAAGCTTTTGCGCCAATTTCTCAATACTGAAATCCTTAATTTTAAAATCGTTTATAAGAAGTGAAATCATCATTTCTATTCTTTTGTGGCAAATAAATTGCTGAAATTCAGAGGTATAAAAAGTAAATCTCTTTAAACTTTAAAATCATTATTATGAAAAATTCAATTCTAACTGTTCTGGCAATCACAGCCTTAGTAGCTTGTAAAAAAACAGAAACTACAGCAGTTGATACTTCTGCAGATAGTACTAATATGATGGCTCCAACTGATTCTGGTATGATGACCGACGATACAACGAAAATGTCAGCAAGTACAGAAAATGTAAATTCAATGAGCGATCAGGATAAAAAATTTGCTGAAAATGCGGCAAAAGGTGGCATGATGGAAGTAATGCTTGGCAACATTGCAGAAACAAATTCGTCTAATGAAACCGTAAAAGCATTTGGAAAATTAATGGTTGCCGATCATACCAAAGCAGACAATGAATTAAAAGATTGGGCTTCGAAAATTGGTTATATCCTGCCTGATGCCATGGATGCAGACCAACAGAAAACAGTAGATGACTTAAAAATGAAAAAAGGGGTCGATTTTGATAAACCTTACACCGACTTAATGGTCAATGGCCATAAATCAGTTATCGCAGATTTCAAAAAAGAAATATCCGGCGGAACTGAACCTTCTCTGAAATCTTTTGCTTCTGCAACTTTACCAACTTTAGAGCATCATTTAGTGAAAGCTGAAGAAGCGAAAAAATCGGTGAAGTAATAGCTCTTAACAAACAAAATCCCGAAAAAATCGGGATTTGTTATTTTTAGTCGTCAAATATATTTGATCAAATTTTGCTGTAATTAATATTTACAAATCTCCACCGTGATCTTCTAGTTGACCTTCCCATTTAGAAACTGCAGATGTTGCTAAAGCATTTCCTAACACATTGGTCATACTTCTTCCCATATCGCAGAAATGGTCAATTGGTAAAATTAATGCAATCCCTTCTGGTGGGATTCCAAACATAGTACAAGTTGCAACGATGATCACTAAACTCGCTCTTGGAACTCCGGCGATTCCTTTTGATGTTAACATTAAAACCAAAAGCATTATTATCTGTTGTCCTAAAGTCATGTCGATTCCGTAAATCTGAGCAATGAAGATTGCGGCGAAAGTCATGTACATCATACTTCCGTCCAGATTAAAAGAATATCCTAAAGGTAAAATAAAGGATACAATTCTATTGTTACAACCGAATCTTTCGAGTTCTTCAACCAGTTTCGGGAAAACCGCTTCGGAACTGGTCGTAGAAAATGCGATAAGTAAAGGCGCTTTAATTCTTCTTAATAATTCGAATAAACGATTTCCTAAAATCATATAGCCGACGATACAAAGTACCAACCATAAAACGGCTAAGGCAAAGAAGAAATCTCGCAGATAAATTGCGTAGACTTTGAAAATATCAAAGCCATTGGTTGCGACTACGGCAGCAATTGCACCCAAAACTCCAAGTGGTGCGAACCACATGATGTAACCGACCATTTTCAAAATCGCATGTGCACAAATATCTAAAGCTCGTACAATCGGCTTGGTATATTCTTCACCCATATTTGCTAATGCAACACCAAACATAATAGAGAATACTACAATTTGTAAAACCTCATTGGTTGCAAATGCTTCGAATAAACTTTTAGGTATAATATGGGTTACAAATTGCTCTAACGAAAGACCTTGACTATGGGTCACCATATCTCCGGCTGCATCTGCTGCCGGTTTAGGAAGCTGCATTACTCGACCTGGTTCTAACCAATTTACAAAAACGAGTCCAATCATTAGCGACACTAGAGAAGCGGTAATAAACCAGAGCATTGCTTTGGTTCCCACTCTACCGATCATTTTGACATCGCTCATTTTAGCAATCCCCACTACCAAAGTAGTAAAGACTAAAGGCGCAATTATCATCTGCACCAGTCGAATGAAGATTGTTCCTAAGAGTTTAATGTTTTTTGAAAATCCGGCAGCATTTTCAGAGTATTGAGTATGTACAACTCCACCCATTATTACCCCTATTATAAGAGCAACAATGATGAAGATGAATAGTTTGTTTTGACCTTTCATGAGAATTTTTTATTGTAAGATTACAAATATATGTCTTTTTGTTAAAATTGAGTTAAACTTTCCATTATTGGATAAGCGATTGGCTCTCTTTTATTTTTTATCAGTCTTAGAGATTCTGAACGGTGACTTACTCTTACTTTAATTTCGGGGCACAACTTCGGAAAAGCGATTGCAGTGGAAATCCTTTTTTTTGTGTAGCCAAAAGCGATGGCAAAAAAGATTGCGACAGCAAGTAATAATTTTCCTACGAGATGGCCCATAAAAAAACCTCCGAAGAAATCAGAGGTTTTCAAATTGTAATGAGAGGGAAATTAACTTTTCTTGCCGCCGAAACTATTTAGATTCACAACTAAAGAAAGCATGAAATACCTTTTCAGGATAAGTTCTTCGCGATCTTCAATATAATTATCGCCAATTGTTCTGGTGGCATTTTGTCTTTGATTGAGTAAATCATTGACGCTAAATTTCAACATCATTTTGTTTTTGTAAAACTGATAATTTACACTTGAATTCCAGAAATAGGAATTTCGGGCAAAACCTGCAGCGATATTCGTGTTTTTTGTAAAATTGAAATCATTGCTGAAAAACAAAGTTTTATTGAAAAAATAATTGGTCAGTCTCAAAGATAAATTTTGGCGCGCCGTATTCGTTTTATCAATTCTATAATTGGTGTAATGAGATGATGAATAATTAATTCCATAAGTTGCGCGCAAATTCATAATGTCTTTAAGATTTAAATTAGCACTGAATTTTGGCGAAAGCGTATAGATACCATTTGTAAATTCTGTACCATCAATAAATCCTTTTCGGAAACTGTAATTGGTCGCAAACGAAGGACTCAAATCTAATTTATTCCCATTCCATTTGTAGGTTTTAGTTAAAGATGTTGAGAAATTCGCTCTCTTGTTTCCACTGATATTTTCGTAAGTACTGAATTGCTTCCCGGAATCATCATAAAAAGAATAATTCACGATATCATTATCGGTATAATTAAAACCTAATCTGGAGTAAAAATTAATTCCTCTTGCAATATTCATGGTAGAAAAGTTCAGATTGGTGGAATTTTGCCAAGTGCTTTTTAAATCTGGATTCCCCTGAACTGTTAGTAAAGGATCTGAAATATCAACATAAGGATTTAGATAAGTTGCCTGTGGAACGCTATATTTGGCTGAATTGGTAATTCTCAAACTCGTAGTTTTATTGAATTTATAATTGAGCATCAAATCATATTCGGGCAGAACAAAATTTCTTTGAAGGCTGTAATCCTGAAGATTATAAATCGAATTGATATTTAATTTGGTCGTATTCAAATTGGTTCCCGCTCGGAAATTATATTTGCTTTTATTTAAATTATAAGAAATCCCAGTATTTAACAAACTGTTATTTTGATCTAGATTATTCGATAATAACGTATTAAATTCTGAATATTCACCTGATACAGCATCAAAATCATTGACATCTACTTCTCTATTTAATTTCTGAAGATCATAATTTACTATTAAAGAAACCGTCGCAGAATCTGAAATGGGTTCGAAATATTTAAAATTCGCACTAAATAAATTGGTTGAATTTTTATTTTTTGAAAGCTGATTTCTATAATCATTTTGATCGGGAGATTGATAAAATACCGTTTCCTGAAGATTATAATTCGTGTTTTTATTTTCAGAAAAAGTATTACTGATCGAAGCAGATAATGATCGGTTTCGTTTTTCGAATTTTCTTACAAGGCCGATCTTTGGCTTGAAAGCATTGGCGACGCTATTTCCCCTAGATGAACTTAGATTGCTGTTAAGAAGTACATCATCACGAAGCGTAAAAACACTACTCTCATTCGTAGTATCAGTAGTATTATTAGAAAAATCAGTAGAAAGAGTAACGTTGGTAAACTTATCTAAAGCGATGGTAGCGTCGGTATTAAAGTTAAAAGTTTTTTTATCACTGTTTCCGCGTTTCTCCGAATTATTGTCTAATTTATAATCTGGTAAAAATGTCGTTCTGGAAGTTTTCGAATACGTATCGAGATTACCATCTTTATATTCTAAACTGAATTTATCGAGATCTAAATTTTCACCAATTTTATCAGCGTAATTAACTCCAATCATCGATGTTCGCAAAATTCCGGTACTTGCCGTTCTTCCGTTGGCCGCATTATTTCG is a window from the Kaistella flava (ex Peng et al. 2021) genome containing:
- a CDS encoding rhodanese-related sulfurtransferase; protein product: MQLYNTLSAEERAQLIDEAGKQRLTLSFYAYAKISDPKQFRDELFIAWNALDALGRIYVAHEGINAQMSIPAENIDAFRDTLEVYDFMKGIRLNVAIDQDDHSFLKLTIKVRHKIVADGLNDETFDVTNKGIHLKAQEFNNLLEDPNTIVVDFRNHYESEVGHFEGAITPDVETFRESLPIINEQLQDFKEDKNLLMYCTGGIRCEKASAYFKHQGFKNVYQLEGGIIEYTRQIKKENIQSKFIGKNFVFDHRLGERITDDIVSQCHQCGKPCDNHTNCANDGCHLLFIQCDDCKVAMENCCSVECLETTHLPVGEQIKLRRGIQVGNKVFRKGKSDALKFKNSGDLPKKPLAQVETKNIRQKIAIKKVLVGKAEHYYTKSKIAQFVIENNELSIGDKVLISGPTTGDQEFTITELFANGGPCETAKVGDQITFETPFRIRLSDKLYKILG
- a CDS encoding DUF4142 domain-containing protein, with product MKNSILTVLAITALVACKKTETTAVDTSADSTNMMAPTDSGMMTDDTTKMSASTENVNSMSDQDKKFAENAAKGGMMEVMLGNIAETNSSNETVKAFGKLMVADHTKADNELKDWASKIGYILPDAMDADQQKTVDDLKMKKGVDFDKPYTDLMVNGHKSVIADFKKEISGGTEPSLKSFASATLPTLEHHLVKAEEAKKSVK
- a CDS encoding dicarboxylate/amino acid:cation symporter is translated as MKGQNKLFIFIIVALIIGVIMGGVVHTQYSENAAGFSKNIKLLGTIFIRLVQMIIAPLVFTTLVVGIAKMSDVKMIGRVGTKAMLWFITASLVSLMIGLVFVNWLEPGRVMQLPKPAADAAGDMVTHSQGLSLEQFVTHIIPKSLFEAFATNEVLQIVVFSIMFGVALANMGEEYTKPIVRALDICAHAILKMVGYIMWFAPLGVLGAIAAVVATNGFDIFKVYAIYLRDFFFALAVLWLVLCIVGYMILGNRLFELLRRIKAPLLIAFSTTSSEAVFPKLVEELERFGCNNRIVSFILPLGYSFNLDGSMMYMTFAAIFIAQIYGIDMTLGQQIIMLLVLMLTSKGIAGVPRASLVIIVATCTMFGIPPEGIALILPIDHFCDMGRSMTNVLGNALATSAVSKWEGQLEDHGGDL
- a CDS encoding TonB-dependent receptor, with protein sequence MKKFLLLFILLVIQLNAQTYTIDGKVQDSDNNPIENATISLLKQKDSSVVNFTGSNNNGSFSFKVPKQKEPTFLQISNDQFRMVSKKYETIDQNIEIGLVKLERDLVSDIEEVKITVSPVQIKKDTVEYNTSYLKVNPDDKIDELLKQIPGVETDDDGKMTVNGKPINKILINGKPLFNKDGKIAMGTIPADLIKKIQITTSKTKEEELTGRTPISDSLTVNFNIDEKNNKGNIKNFNLGYGTDNRYDVKGLLAKFKQQTNFALIAGSNNINVSNFSVDGFFEKNNRNNAANGRTASTGILRTSMIGVNYADKIGENLDLDKFSLEYKDGNLDTYSKTSRTTFLPDYKLDNNSEKRGNSDKKTFNFNTDATIALDKFTNVTLSTDFSNNTTDTTNESSVFTLRDDVLLNSNLSSSRGNSVANAFKPKIGLVRKFEKRNRSLSASISNTFSENKNTNYNLQETVFYQSPDQNDYRNQLSKNKNSTNLFSANFKYFEPISDSATVSLIVNYDLQKLNREVDVNDFDAVSGEYSEFNTLLSNNLDQNNSLLNTGISYNLNKSKYNFRAGTNLNTTKLNINSIYNLQDYSLQRNFVLPEYDLMLNYKFNKTTSLRITNSAKYSVPQATYLNPYVDISDPLLTVQGNPDLKSTWQNSTNLNFSTMNIARGINFYSRLGFNYTDNDIVNYSFYDDSGKQFSTYENISGNKRANFSTSLTKTYKWNGNKLDLSPSFATNYSFRKGFIDGTEFTNGIYTLSPKFSANLNLKDIMNLRATYGINYSSSHYTNYRIDKTNTARQNLSLRLTNYFFNKTLFFSNDFNFTKNTNIAAGFARNSYFWNSSVNYQFYKNKMMLKFSVNDLLNQRQNATRTIGDNYIEDREELILKRYFMLSLVVNLNSFGGKKS